The uncultured Subdoligranulum sp. genomic sequence CCAAAAAGATCCACCAATGCAGCATATCGAACTGGCCATAAACAGACCGTAACCAGAATTACTCCAAAAATCATCATATTGCTTAATGCCATATTTTCTGGTTACACCGGGTTGCAGCGCTAATTTGTTTGCATCTGCATCGCTCCTGGGATTATAATGCCTGTTTTGGCGAAGGCTTCTATAGATTCCACATCCAGAGTCAATAATTCCGATTTGAGCTGTATTACGAGCTTTCCAAAATTGACCACAAATCCAAACTTCGTCGGTCCGTCCATGCTCGAAAGAGTTGCGAATTATTTCGCGCAAACAATATTGAATAGTTTTAGTGGCTTCACTGCTATCGTCTTGCGTTAATGTGGAAGCGAGTTCTAAAGAATGCCAATCTATCATTTCACCTAATACGATAGTGGATGACAGATACCGACTTTGAAGATCTTTGACAGAAACCTTTTTGATAGGAATATATGTTTCACCGTATGATTTTTGAGAGGGGAGGCGGCCAATATCCCAGCCACAAGCCTGAAAAAAGCCAAACTCGGAAGCCAATTGACACCCCTGAGTAGAATCGTAATTAATGGGTATGTGCTGTGATTGCGGAAATGATTCGATGTTTTTTCTTATGGCATTTGACACAATCAACATACCAAATGCAGGGCAGTGTTGCATCTGAGAAAAGTCATAAACAAATTCGCGTTCATGATGCTGTGTTGAGAGAAATGTTGAAAAGTTTAATGCATTTAAAGGAGATAGATTTCTAGGAACTAGAATTTTCATAAAATGCCTCAAATGATTGTATGAAAACAATAGAGCGTTTATCTATTTGATATTAACTGTTGATTAGTTGTTCGCTTATCATTTGCTCATAAACAGAATCCAGTTCGCTATTTAAATTCTTAATATACTCAGTACATACGTCTTTAAAGAGCATGCGTCCATAACCGTTGTTGATCTTTAATTGAAGAACAACTTTATTCATTAAAAGCTTTTGGAGTAAGCAAGAAAAGACAGTAACCAGTTGATTTTGCCCATCTTCGGCATTTAAATTCACGTCTATGCCCTGGGGATGTGACTCTGATACCAAATCGAAATGCAGAATATCCTTGCCGTCCTTATCTAAAAGTTCAACATTGATGACTACCGATTTCGTAGATGTGTTCTCGTTCATAAAAAGCTTCTTTCCCTCCTTCTAGTGTATGCATACTCTCGTCTTTCCACGAAAGTACATTGTCGGGGTCATTGATATCCACTAGTTTATTTGTGAACGGGTTCCCGGTATATGTGTAGTAAGCACCTTTATCGTATTTGCGAAAAATGGTTTGATATGGTAACGTCCGTACAGCTATATTAGCGTTGTGCGTGGCAACCACTACTATTTTATGCTCTTTGGCCAAATCACTAAGTTTTGGTCTAATACACTGATCGATATAGGAGTTGCCCATCCCAAGTTCAGGTTCATCAATTAAATAGGCGTCAGCAGGCGAAGATAGCGATTTTTGTAAAAGTAGAATGCCTTTTTCCCCATTTGAAGGTTCATAGGGGAGGTGGTCTTTTCCTCCTTCTTTACCTTCTCCAACAATTAGTTTTGAAAGCCCAATGAATGGTGCAACGTCTTTAATATTGTGTTCTCGACAAAGGTCATTGAATTGAGATACTACAGAAACTAAGGATGCAGAACAAATTTCGTTTTGTAGGTTGTTTAAGCTGGTGTTGACTTCTCTAAGGTTGCGAATCCCGAGGGCAAACTCAGAAGTACGTGATTCGGGGCAAAGCATTCGATAAGAGGAGCGTATGTAGATCGAACCTTTATCTTCCAGAACACCGAGGTAAGCATCCTCGTTTTTGGGGGCAGTAGAGAGCGCCTTTAATATAGTCCGGACGTTTTTTAAGAGTCTAAGGCGCCTAATTGCAAAGTCGTAAAATCCGGTTGTAGAAGGGTGAGATTTCGTATCAGTGTTTTTGTCTGCGATAGATTTGATTTGTTCGATACTGTAATTTGAGAGCACTGTGGCTTCCCATTCTATAAAAGATTTGATTGTTTCATCAGTGGTTCGGTCCGCCAATGTAGCAATTAAATTATTTAATCTGTTCGCATCTTCGGAGGATAAGTATAAATTTATATCAATGGATCGAAGAAGCTCGGCAATTTTTGTGACATTGTTTTTATCTTTCTTCTTTTTCGAATAGACGGAATGTGCATTGGTAGTTAGCTTTGTGGCAAGCGTGATTTTCATCCGATTTTTGTTACGGTTATTCTGCTTTGTTGTTTGCCATGTGACATATTCAGATAATGGTGTAGGACGAAAATCACTCCAAGTACGAATATACTCAAACTCATTGCTACAATTAGGAACTCCCATATATAGGGGATCTCGTTTCATTCCGGAAGTTGATAGGATGCTTTTGAAGTCTTCGTCGCGTTGAGAACCGCGATAATATTTACATGATTTTCCAAGGTTTTCGAGCGAATTTTTCATGGAATTTAGAATTTCACTCTTACCTGTCCCTTTTTGACCAAAAATCACATTCATTTCTGGATACAGAGTTAAGTTAAAATGAATTGATGGGTGAGGAGAGACACTGACAGAGACAGGGTGAGTTCGAGTTAGAAGAGTCTCAACATTAACAGCGTCTCTTTTGGCGAGCAATACGAATTGCTCAAAAGATTCTACTGGCAAACGGAGTTCCGCAAAATCGCAAGTTTCATACGTGTTCCAATTTTGCACATCGCTTCCGATGATGACCTTAAATTGATAGTTAGAAAAAATCCCTAGAGATTTCAAATTAGATGTCTCCCGGAAAATTCGATATTGTTCTGGTACCAAAGTTACTAATGTTTGAAAGTCTGCATCAGGAATTCCGGGATCTTTATGATAATGCGGAATATACAATACGTCTAAAGCAGAAAAGCAATTAACGACCTCTTTCATAGAGAAGGTAATGGTATCTCTGTTCGTGTTGTCCAATAGTGAAGATACATGTTTGTCAAAAGCAGATAAATTTTGGGGATTGGCAACAATAATTAAGTGCCAATGAACTTTAGAGTCGTCAAGAATATCAAGTTCAACGCCGGGCCAAACTTGGCAGTACTGTGTAACAGCATCACGAAATTTAATGTATTGGGTCAAGTCAAACATATTGTGATTGGTGATGGCGACGATCTTCACATCAGCGTCCATTATTTTCTGGGCGAATACTTCAACGGATACATTTCTGGTTGCCGCATCACCTGATTTTACCTTTAAGGTGTGGCAATGAAGATCAACTTTCATATATTTCCATCCTTTCGGAGTGTTATAAGTTGCTTTAATACGGTTTATGGTACTTTATATGTCGATGCTCGTTGAAAGTACAAATTATGAACCCAATAAATGTGTATATTCTAGTTGTAAGGCAAGCGTGATGCTATAGGAAACGTAGTACTACCATGAACATAGGGAGAGAAACGTAACATGAAAAGCAGTGAGAAAAAAGTAGTAAAATTAAAATCTGGTGAGAAAATTTTGATCTGTGGCAGTTACGATGATCAAACAATATATCTCGTCCGAGTGCTGGAAGATAAGCTATTCGACTATAAATTTCTCTTGGTTAAGAAAGATGAAATAGTTTTTTGCGAGGATGAAGATCAGTAAAACCAAAGCGCTGCCAGTTTACAAGTACGCTAATCGTTTGAAATAGCATAGAAAACTGGCTCCAATGTTTCTAGGATGGACTTGCTAGCAAAAGTGGATTTGAAACAAGATTTCAGATTATTAAAGTGGTGTTCTTGCTTTTCGCGGGCCTTTGGATCATGTGCCTTTAGATCCATGGTTATAGATGGATCGAAGTTCCACACTATATCGATCTTTTCGATTGAAAATGACTCCTCTGAACCAAAAGGAAATTCAAATCCTCCAGTCGCTTTTCGGTGTGTTACTAGTCTTGGGTTATGCTTCAATGTGTTATTGGCGTATCTACAAGCGGAGATGATGTTCTTAGGCAGGTTGATTTTGTTAAATCGCTCAATATAGTCCATAGCCGCATGGATACTGGCGGCGAGATACGCGTCTACGTAGATGAAATTGCCCATGGTATGCCCAGAAGAAGCATACTCGTGTATTGCACATTCTAGCTGCTTATATACAATTAAAAAATTGCTTTTCAGAATTTGCTTAGAGGTATCGGTCAGGCCATTGCGGTTTTGCATAAGTGAGTACCTTGGAACTTCAAGTAAATGTTTTTACTATTATACGACATAGCTTGATTGTTTTCTAGGTATATTTCCACTAAGAATAAAGCGAATGAATTTACTAAAGCATCAAAAAGCGAACGACAAAACCATCTTTGCCGTTCGCTTTTTAGTTATCCGAAACATAATAGATGTGGAGAAACATAGAAACCGAGGAAACCTTATACTCTCCCCAAACAATAAAATTGATTAACAGTCAAGTGCTTGCCGATTTTCCGGAAATTGGGCATTTTATTTAGGACGAAATCCTGCTGACCAAAAGCGAGACAAAATAAAAAAGCGATAGAACGTGAAAGTTCTATCGCTTGGTGGCTGCCCCTCTCGGACTTGAACCGAGGACACCCTGATTAACAGTCAGGTGCTCTAACCGACTGAGCTAAGGGGCAATATTTTCGTAGCTATGCCAAAAACAGCATATAGCCAACGATGTTAAGGAACTGATCTCGAACATTAACCTCGCATCAGCGGGACTAACCGACTGAGCTAAGGGGCAATATTCTTTTTGACGGCTCACTCGCGAGCCAGCTTTATTATTATAGCAACACGGCCCTGCTTTGTCAACGACTTTTTCAAATTTTTTTGCACTTTTTTGCGCTGCCCGGTCCCCGACGGACTTTGGCAAAATCCGCTTGCGTTCCCCTGGGGCATGTTTTATAATGAAATTACTTATAGAAATTTGTCGGGGGATTGCGGCGTATGGCAAAAATTGATGTCAACCAATATATGGAACAGTGCGGTGTGCGCAAGGCGCGGTTCGGCGGCTACGAGCCGGAGGATGTGCGCCAGGCGCTGCGGGCGCTGTGCAGCGACTATGAGCAGAGTCTGACGGCCGCCAATGCCGAAGCCCGGGCCGCCCGGCAGGAGAGCGAAGCGCTGCGGCGACGCTGCCAGACGCTGATGGGCCAGAACCAGAACCTGGCGGCCCAGAACGCCACACTGGCGGGGCAGGCGGACAAGATTTCCCGGCGGCGGGACGATCTGGAGACGCGATATTCCAAGGTCCAGGAGCGCAACCATTCGCTGACCGACCAGGTGGCGGTGCTGCGGCTTAAAAACGGGGACCTGACCCGGGAGAACAAGGAGCTGACCGACCGGGCCGAGGAGGCGGAGGCCGCGCTGCGCATCAAGGGGCGCGCCCACGACGAAGCCCGGCAGCAGGTGCTCAAGGAGAAGGAACAGGTGCTGGCCGACGCTCGCGCCGAGGCGGACAAGATCCGCAAGAAGGCCCAGGAGGATGCCGACGCGCTGCTGGCCGAGACCAACCGCAAGGCGGAGGCCATCGACCAGCTGGCGCGGGAGCAGGCGATCAGCCAGGCGCGCAAGATGGTGCAGGCGGCCACCGACGAGACGCGGGAGATCCAGAACGCCCACCGGCTGCGGCTGCAGGACCTGAAGAGCCGCATTGCGGCCATGGAGCAGCAGCGGGACAAGCTGATGGACTTTTTCAGCCAGATGATCGGGGAGCTGCAGGAGGCCCAGGACTATGCCCGGCAGAACACCCCGCTGGCCACCTATGACAAGGATGTGACGGAGGCTTCCGACGAACCCCAGCTGGATCTGTCGGACAAGACGGTGGATGCTGCGGCGGCCGCGCTGCCTGTGGAAAAGGAGGAAGCCCCGGAGGAAAGCAAGGACGCCGTGAACTGTGTGGTGGCGCCCGGTCTGGACGAGGAGGAGCCCGCCCCGCCGCGTACGGTGGAGCTGGTGCCGGAGGAGGAGACCAAGCCTTCCCCCGAGTACTTTGACACCGAGCCCCAGCAGCAGCCCAGCGACCCACCGGAGGTGGAGATTCCCGGGGCTATTTTCTCCTACCCGATCCTGCGGCAGAAGGGGGAGCCCATCCTGGACGAAGAGCCGCCGGCCCGCGGCCCCCATGCCCCGGTGATGCCCGACCTGAGCGCCACCGAGGAGGACGAGGACACCGGCAGCGGGGAGATGGAGATTCTGCCCGAGCGCAAGCCGGAGGAGAATCCCCGCCGGAAGAAGGCAGTGGCGGCGCTGCGGTCGCTGCACAGGAAGATGGCCCATACTTAAACATGGAGACTGTGTGTGAAGACATTGAAGACCACATTGTCCGCGGTGTGGATGGTGGTGCTGTGCCTGGCGGCTTGTTTTGCCGTCTCGGCGGAGGAGACCACCACGGCGACCAGCGGCGCGGGCAGTTTCCGGGTGGAGCAGATCTACGTCAACGTGCCGGAAATGGACGTTTTTTTCTATGCACTGGACGCCCAGGGCAATTCCTACACCCCCATGGTGGTGCAGGCGGCAGGCCTGGAACTGACGGTGGGGGACCAGCATCTGGACACCAGTTCCCTGGGCCAGGCGGACAGCCCCATCTGCTACCTGGTGGCGCTGGACAACAGCGCCGACATTGACCCGGTGGATTTCCGGCAGATGCGGGCGGCCATCTGGCAGCTCATCCGCAGCAAAGGGGAGAACGACCAGATCGCCCTCTACACCCTGGCAGGGGGGACGACCTGTGTGCAGTCGGCCACTTCGGATTCCACGGCGCTCTACAAGGCGCTGGCGGCCATCCAGCAGGCCGACGGCCAGATGGATATGGCCGGGGCGGCCGCCCGGGTGGCCAGCGACATCCAGGAGGAATACCAGGCCCTGGCGCCGCGCAAGGCGGTGTTTGTCTGCACCGACGGACAGCGCATCGTCACCAACCCGGCGCTGCTGGCCGGACTGCTCACCGATGTGAGCAGCAAACTCAACGTGGCCATGTACACCTTTGTGGGCAGCGGCTCGCCGGACACGCTGGCGGTGCTGAACACCATGTCGGACGGGCGGATCATCCCCTGCACCATGACCGGGATGGGGGAGGAACTGCTGGCCAAACAGCAGCTGTTTGCCACGGCGCTGGAACTGCGCACCGAGGTGCCGGAAAGTCTGTACGGCGAACGGCAGGAGATCGTCACCCTGTCGGCGCCCAGCCTGGGCAGCGCGGTGCAGAGCAGTTCCACCGTCTATATGGGCTTTCAGATGGAGAAGCCCATGGTGGATGAGGTACAGGTGCTGGGGCGCAACAAGCTGGAACTGACGATGAACCAGGCCATCAACCCCAACGCCACCCGGCCGCAGTTCTACCATGTGGTCACCAACGATATCTGGAACTGGTACGTGCCCATAAAAAAGGTGGAGATCAGCGAGGACGGCCGCACGGTAACGCTGACCACCGGTGACCTCTACAAGGGCGAGTACCATGTGGCCCTGAACAAGGTATCCAGCCGGATGTCCCCCGCCAACGTGAGCACGCTGCGGGAACAGACCGACTTTACCATCGCGGTCTGGCCCCGGGATAACGCCTTTTATCTGGCGCGGTTCCGGCTGCCTCTGGCGGTGGCGCTGGTGGTGCTGGCGGCGCTGGCCCTGCGTTGGCGGCAGCTGCGGCGGCATGACCGCAGCGCCGAGCAGGCGGCGGAGGCCGAGCATCTGCTCACCGGCACCGAGGGCGCGACCGCGCTGCCCCGCCGCTGGGTGACGCTCTTCTGGGCCCAGCGCGGTTCCATTGCGGAGAGCCGCTGGGCCGGCATGGTGGAGAGCAGCCTGATGCTGGGCAGCGATGCGTCCCAGTGTGATCTCTGCCTGCCAGACGCCAAAATCCGGCCCCAGCACTGCCTGCTCTGCGTGCGGGGCGAGGCGCTGCTGGTACAGACGCTGTCCCCCGAGGCAGCCGTGTTTGTGAACGGAGAACGGATAGACGGGGAACACCGTCTGCAAAACAACGATACCCTGCGCCTGGGCCGCACGACGATCCGGCTGGTGCTGTGAGCGGACGTGAAACGAGGAGACAAGGATGAAACTGACCAAATGTGAACAGGGCCATTTTTACGACGGGGACAAGTACCCCGCCTGTCCCTACTGCAACACCGACCTGCAGACCGAGACCGCCATTGTCCATACCAGCGAAGGGGCCTCCCCGGCCCAGAGCGCAAGCCCTGACGGCCCGGTGGCGGGCTGGCTGGTGGTGCTGGACGGACCGGCCCGGGGGCGGGATCTCCGCCTGGGGGTGGGCCGCAGCTTTGTGGGACTGGACGGCGCCGGGACGCCGGTGACGCTGAGCCCCGATGCCCCGCTGGGAGCGCGGCAGGCCGTGGTGGTCTACGACGACCAGGCCGACGCCTTCACGCTGCTGCCCGGCTCCTCCCAGGAACTGTGCTACCTGGCCGGAGAGGCCGTCCTGACGGCACAGTCCCTCACCGGCGGCGAGGAGCTGAAATTGGGCAGCCAGACGCTGCGGTTCGTGCCGTTCTGCGGCGGCGGATTCCGCTGGTAAGGAGGTGCCGCCGTGCCGAGCGAAATTGTCTTTCTCATTACCGAACAGCGCAACAAGCAGCGCATCACGCTGCCCTCCGACCGGGGCGCCTATCGGTTCGGCCGCAGCGCCCAGTGTGAGTATGTGCTGCGCCGGAACAACGTGGGGGACCGCCAGTTCACCATCGCCTGCACCGACGGGCAGTGGACCGTCACCGATGATTCCAGCGCCTGCAACACCTGGTACAACAACCGTTACCTAACGGCGGGGGAGACCTGTGCCCTCCAGCCAGGGGACGTGATCGGGCTGAACACCGACGGGGATGCCGCCACCCAGGAGATCACCTTCCGGGTGGAGGAAATCCACACGGTGCAGGGCAGCGCCGAGGGACCCCGCCAGGAGCAGCCCGATGCCGCCGTGCTGCGGGAGGTGGACATCCGCCGGAAAAAGCGGGTGCTCATCGGCCGCGCCGACGACTGCGACATCAAGCTGGTCAGCGACCGGGTGTCCCGCCACCACTGCGAGGTGGTCTACCGGGACGGCCAGTTTGAGGTGCGGGACCTGGGGTCCACCAACGGCACCTATGTGGACGGCGTGCGCATCAGCCGGATGGCGCTGCGCAACGGTGCGGTCATCAATGTGCCCACCCAGGTGTTTGCCTTCACCGGCGGGCTGCTCCACTACCACGAGCACAAGAGCGGCATCAGTGTGCAGCTGCTCAACGTATACAAGACGGTGCAGGACCGCAACACCGGCAAACCGCTGAACATTGTGGACGGCACCAGCCTGGAGATCGAGCCCAACAGCTTTGTGGTGCTGGTGGGCGGGTCGGGCACCGGCAAATCCAGCCTGCTCACCTGCATCACCGGCACAGCCCCCTGCACGGCGGGCAGCGTGCGGTTTGACGGCCTGGACACCCGGGACAACCGCAACGCCTTCGACGCGGTGCTGGGCTACGTGCCCCAGAAAGATATCATGCACGACAACCTGACGGTGGAGCAGAGCCTGACCTTCACAGCCAAGCTGCGCATCGCCCACGACGCCAGCCGGGCGGAGATCGCCGCGGCGGTGGCCCATGCCATCGAGGCGGTGGACCTGACCGGCCGGGAAAAGACGCTGATCTCCCAGCTGTCGGGCGGCCAGAAAAAGCGGGTATCCATCGCCATGGAGCTGCTGGCCAGTCCCCGGCTGCTCATCCTGGACGAGCCCACCAGCGGCCTGTCGCCGGACCTGGACCGCAGCATGATGGAACTTTGCCGCAAGCTCAGCCACCAGAACTGCACGGTGCTCATGGTCACCCACAATATGGCCAACATCAACCTCTGCGATAAAATCGCCTTTCTGGGGGTGGGGGGCGTGCTCTGCTACTACGGCCCGCCGGAGCATCTCAATTCCTATTTTGATGTGGAACTCACCAGTGATATCTTTGAAAAACTGCGGGTGCCGGAACTGATCGAGCAATACCGCTGCAAGTATTACACCACACCGGAGTTCAACCGCCTGGTGGCGGCCTGGCCCGAGGCAGCACAGGAGGCGGACAAGCGATGCGACCAATCGAACTGATGAAATTCCTGCGCCAGTTCACCGTGCTGGTGCAGCGCAACCTGCGGCTGATCTGGAACGACAAGCTGCTGCTGGCCAGCCTGGTGCTGCAGGCGCCTTTCATGGTGTTTGTCATCCGGCTGGTGGTGGACCCCAACTGCTTCACCTCCAACCTGGTGAACGTGGGCAGCCGCACGGCGCTGTTTATTTTAAGCGCCATGGCG encodes the following:
- a CDS encoding histidinol phosphatase; this translates as MKVDLHCHTLKVKSGDAATRNVSVEVFAQKIMDADVKIVAITNHNMFDLTQYIKFRDAVTQYCQVWPGVELDILDDSKVHWHLIIVANPQNLSAFDKHVSSLLDNTNRDTITFSMKEVVNCFSALDVLYIPHYHKDPGIPDADFQTLVTLVPEQYRIFRETSNLKSLGIFSNYQFKVIIGSDVQNWNTYETCDFAELRLPVESFEQFVLLAKRDAVNVETLLTRTHPVSVSVSPHPSIHFNLTLYPEMNVIFGQKGTGKSEILNSMKNSLENLGKSCKYYRGSQRDEDFKSILSTSGMKRDPLYMGVPNCSNEFEYIRTWSDFRPTPLSEYVTWQTTKQNNRNKNRMKITLATKLTTNAHSVYSKKKKDKNNVTKIAELLRSIDINLYLSSEDANRLNNLIATLADRTTDETIKSFIEWEATVLSNYSIEQIKSIADKNTDTKSHPSTTGFYDFAIRRLRLLKNVRTILKALSTAPKNEDAYLGVLEDKGSIYIRSSYRMLCPESRTSEFALGIRNLREVNTSLNNLQNEICSASLVSVVSQFNDLCREHNIKDVAPFIGLSKLIVGEGKEGGKDHLPYEPSNGEKGILLLQKSLSSPADAYLIDEPELGMGNSYIDQCIRPKLSDLAKEHKIVVVATHNANIAVRTLPYQTIFRKYDKGAYYTYTGNPFTNKLVDINDPDNVLSWKDESMHTLEGGKEAFYEREHIYEIGSHQC
- a CDS encoding FHA domain-containing protein, translating into MKTLKTTLSAVWMVVLCLAACFAVSAEETTTATSGAGSFRVEQIYVNVPEMDVFFYALDAQGNSYTPMVVQAAGLELTVGDQHLDTSSLGQADSPICYLVALDNSADIDPVDFRQMRAAIWQLIRSKGENDQIALYTLAGGTTCVQSATSDSTALYKALAAIQQADGQMDMAGAAARVASDIQEEYQALAPRKAVFVCTDGQRIVTNPALLAGLLTDVSSKLNVAMYTFVGSGSPDTLAVLNTMSDGRIIPCTMTGMGEELLAKQQLFATALELRTEVPESLYGERQEIVTLSAPSLGSAVQSSSTVYMGFQMEKPMVDEVQVLGRNKLELTMNQAINPNATRPQFYHVVTNDIWNWYVPIKKVEISEDGRTVTLTTGDLYKGEYHVALNKVSSRMSPANVSTLREQTDFTIAVWPRDNAFYLARFRLPLAVALVVLAALALRWRQLRRHDRSAEQAAEAEHLLTGTEGATALPRRWVTLFWAQRGSIAESRWAGMVESSLMLGSDASQCDLCLPDAKIRPQHCLLCVRGEALLVQTLSPEAAVFVNGERIDGEHRLQNNDTLRLGRTTIRLVL
- a CDS encoding FHA domain-containing protein: MPSEIVFLITEQRNKQRITLPSDRGAYRFGRSAQCEYVLRRNNVGDRQFTIACTDGQWTVTDDSSACNTWYNNRYLTAGETCALQPGDVIGLNTDGDAATQEITFRVEEIHTVQGSAEGPRQEQPDAAVLREVDIRRKKRVLIGRADDCDIKLVSDRVSRHHCEVVYRDGQFEVRDLGSTNGTYVDGVRISRMALRNGAVINVPTQVFAFTGGLLHYHEHKSGISVQLLNVYKTVQDRNTGKPLNIVDGTSLEIEPNSFVVLVGGSGTGKSSLLTCITGTAPCTAGSVRFDGLDTRDNRNAFDAVLGYVPQKDIMHDNLTVEQSLTFTAKLRIAHDASRAEIAAAVAHAIEAVDLTGREKTLISQLSGGQKKRVSIAMELLASPRLLILDEPTSGLSPDLDRSMMELCRKLSHQNCTVLMVTHNMANINLCDKIAFLGVGGVLCYYGPPEHLNSYFDVELTSDIFEKLRVPELIEQYRCKYYTTPEFNRLVAAWPEAAQEADKRCDQSN